The Leptospira koniambonensis genome window below encodes:
- a CDS encoding LIC10421/LIC12816 family protein: MKIQSLVVLISILSLFPFALSSFSAEEETKLIEKALVETLSTQEQKEALQKYLTNLSKKKRNEATHLRELASTEPKHHSSQARKKKLVELAAQLDKEASIHEETLKTLQQSLVQ; this comes from the coding sequence ATGAAGATCCAATCACTTGTCGTATTAATTTCAATTCTGTCCTTGTTTCCATTCGCACTTTCTTCCTTCTCCGCAGAAGAAGAAACAAAACTGATCGAAAAAGCACTGGTGGAAACTCTATCCACCCAAGAACAAAAAGAAGCACTTCAGAAATACCTGACCAATCTTTCTAAAAAGAAAAGAAATGAAGCGACTCATTTGAGAGAACTTGCTTCTACAGAACCAAAACATCATTCTTCTCAGGCTCGAAAGAAGAAGTTAGTGGAACTTGCAGCTCAACTGGACAAGGAAGCTTCTATCCATGAAGAGACCTTGAAAACTCTGCAACAGTCCTTAGTTCAATAA
- the tmk gene encoding dTMP kinase has product MAQIPGFYVFEGLDGSGKSTLSVRVLDLLTSKHVPAICFAEPTRYESGLYLRKFLSGEIELSPEKQIQAFLEDREVSLQRNILPSLSQKKIVLLDRYMYSTAAYQSGKFFSANEILKKNLDRGFPEPEKVFYLEIEPEEALARLKGRDTTKDRFETISALTKIKKAYEEILPENTIRLDAKLPTEELLKLVTEKISY; this is encoded by the coding sequence ATGGCACAAATACCAGGATTTTACGTTTTTGAAGGTTTAGACGGAAGTGGCAAAAGTACCCTATCTGTCCGAGTATTAGACCTTCTTACCTCCAAACATGTTCCAGCAATTTGTTTTGCAGAACCAACTCGGTACGAATCCGGACTATACTTGCGAAAATTTTTAAGCGGAGAAATTGAACTTTCTCCGGAAAAACAAATCCAGGCATTTTTAGAAGATAGAGAAGTTTCACTCCAAAGGAATATTCTACCTTCCCTCTCCCAAAAAAAGATCGTGCTACTGGATCGGTACATGTATTCCACTGCGGCTTATCAGTCTGGAAAATTTTTCTCCGCAAATGAGATCCTAAAAAAGAATTTAGATAGAGGATTTCCTGAACCTGAAAAGGTTTTTTATCTGGAAATTGAACCGGAAGAAGCTTTGGCGAGATTGAAGGGAAGAGATACTACTAAGGATAGATTCGAAACGATCAGCGCTTTGACTAAGATCAAAAAAGCCTACGAAGAAATTCTTCCGGAGAATACCATCCGCTTGGATGCGAAACTCCCAACGGAAGAATTATTAAAATTAGTAACTGAAAAAATCTCTTATTGA
- a CDS encoding trypsin-like peptidase domain-containing protein, which yields MKKTDRFKNFLVIGISVMAGVILSPILYCGTGNDSALFLNAKSDREPSASAKAAVSIQKAFEEVYENVSPSVVLIATEGTVNVPQYNDPFQEFFYGPQGRVRNQKRKVSGLGSGFILNKEGYILTNDHVVRNFDKFKVVFKNVKEPVSAKLIGTDPMIDVALLKVEANQDLQPIEIGDSSAVKVGDWAIAIGAPFGLEQSMTVGVISKVGRGGIDNSGVHYIQTDAAINQGNSGGPLLDINGRVVGINRMIVSPSGGSIGLGFAIPINEAKSIVEELKSGGKVKRARLGVALDDLTEETAKELKLSGPEGAFVRQVQNGSAAAEAGIDVEDVILEIDGAKIKNANDVVSKIRASKVGQRVSIVVFRKGQILKISVKLAE from the coding sequence ATGAAAAAAACCGACAGATTCAAAAATTTCCTGGTGATAGGCATATCCGTAATGGCCGGAGTGATCCTCTCTCCGATCCTATATTGCGGAACAGGAAACGACAGCGCTTTATTTTTAAACGCAAAATCAGATAGAGAACCAAGTGCATCCGCAAAAGCCGCAGTCTCCATCCAAAAAGCATTCGAAGAAGTTTATGAAAACGTTTCTCCAAGTGTTGTTTTGATCGCCACCGAAGGAACAGTAAATGTTCCTCAATACAACGATCCATTCCAAGAATTTTTTTACGGACCTCAAGGTAGAGTAAGAAACCAAAAAAGAAAAGTGAGCGGACTCGGTTCCGGATTTATCCTCAACAAAGAAGGATATATTCTCACCAACGATCACGTAGTTCGTAATTTCGATAAATTTAAAGTAGTTTTTAAGAATGTAAAAGAACCGGTTTCCGCTAAATTGATCGGAACAGACCCAATGATCGACGTTGCACTTCTAAAGGTAGAAGCGAACCAAGATCTACAACCTATCGAGATCGGAGATTCTTCCGCAGTGAAAGTAGGGGACTGGGCAATTGCGATCGGTGCTCCATTTGGTTTAGAACAATCTATGACTGTAGGAGTGATCTCTAAGGTAGGAAGAGGTGGTATCGATAATTCTGGAGTTCATTATATCCAGACAGATGCTGCTATCAACCAAGGAAACTCAGGCGGTCCGCTTCTGGACATCAATGGAAGAGTAGTTGGTATCAACCGTATGATCGTTTCTCCGAGTGGTGGATCTATCGGTTTAGGTTTTGCAATTCCTATCAATGAAGCCAAATCAATCGTAGAAGAATTAAAATCCGGCGGAAAAGTCAAACGTGCTCGGTTGGGAGTCGCTTTAGATGATCTTACTGAAGAGACGGCAAAGGAACTTAAACTTTCCGGACCAGAAGGTGCATTTGTTCGCCAAGTCCAGAATGGTAGCGCTGCCGCAGAAGCTGGTATCGATGTAGAAGACGTGATTCTGGAGATAGACGGAGCTAAGATCAAGAACGCAAATGATGTAGTTTCTAAGATCAGAGCTTCTAAAGTGGGACAACGTGTTTCGATTGTTGTATTTAGAAAAGGCCAGATCTTAAAAATTTCGGTTAAGCTGGCGGAGTGA